In the genome of Lynx canadensis isolate LIC74 chromosome X, mLynCan4.pri.v2, whole genome shotgun sequence, one region contains:
- the PPP1R2C gene encoding protein phosphatase inhibitor 2 family member C, giving the protein MKPSVGRKAVKAAMMAAMMVVVTSVAWSAVPFALRSLTSVTASSASRRPIKGILKNKRSTVSSVVVSIQQSRGVIPEVQRKKTQKWDQLNILATSHPAYRNYDFMKINEPSSHHLGRADDEDLVNDPEGKEAMTPDISAKKPAATDTSEFIHQVGEPENDGAHGSRIFLNRHVKQQKFTLKRKLHYNKGLNIKVSRKMISKDFLYDDDEETPPSNHEASTATEDSHEGSTTDEPQTHSCHA; this is encoded by the exons ATGAAACCCAGCGTGGGCCGTAAGGCTGTGAAGGCGGCCATGATGGCGGCCATGATGGTGGTGGTCACCTCTGTGGCGTGGTCTGCAGTGCCATTT GCCCTTCGCTCCCTCACCAGCGTGACAGCCTCCAGTGCTTCCCGCCGGCCCATCAAGGGGATTTTGAAGAACAAACGTTCCACTGTTTCTTCGGTGGTGGTCTCCATCCAGCAGTCCAGAGGGGTCATTCCGGAGgtacaaagaaaaaagacccaaaagTGGGACCAATTGAACATCTTGGCGACATCCCATCCCGCATACAGAAACTatgacttcatgaagataaacgAACCCAGCAGTCACCATCTCGGCCGGGCAGATGACGAAGACCTCGTGAATGATCCTGAAGGCAAAGAAGCCATGACACCGGACATTTCAGCTAAGAAACCAGCCGCCACTGATACCTCCGAGTTCATCCATCAGGTGGGGGAGCCTGAAAATGATGGAGCACACGGCAGTAGGATCTTTCTCAATAGGCACGTAAAGCAACAGAAGTTCACACTGAAAAGGAAGCTGCATTACAACAAAGGCCTGAACATCAAGGTCTCTAGAAAAATGATCTCGAAAGACTTCCTGTACGACGACGACGAAGAAACTCCGCCTAGTAACCACGAAGCCAGCACTGCCACTGAAGACTCACATGAAGGATCGACAACTGATGAACCTCAAACCCACTCATGCCACGCCTAG